From Alcaligenes faecalis, the proteins below share one genomic window:
- the nuoG gene encoding NADH-quinone oxidoreductase subunit NuoG, whose product MVELTIDGIKVDAPEGSMVIQAAHDAGVYVPHFCYHKKLSIAANCRMCLVDVEKAPKPLPACATPVTNGMVVRTRSEKAIAAQKSVMEFLLINHPLDCPVCDQGGECQLQDLAVGYGGSESRYKEEKRVVAAKSMGPLISTEAMQRCIHCTRCVRTGEEIAGVQEVGMLNRGEHAEITTFVGRAVESELSGNMIDVCPVGALLSKPFRFNARTWELARRRSVSPHDSVGANLVLQAKMDKVLRVVPFENDEVNECWISDRDRFSYEGLYTEDRLTRPMVRGDDGQWREASWNDAMQTIVAGMNAVREKFGADQLGCIGSATSTTEELALLARLGRALGTENVDFRLRQTDARLDGALAGVPWLGMSLTALNELDRVLVVGSFLRKDHPLMAQRLRQAVKRGAQVSFIDSAADNPLFNAIAGRMTVAPSQLANSLAQVLVAVAKAKDSAVPAGLEGVQVSAEAQQIADSLASGERVAILLGNMAVNSDQASVIAANANAIAQASGAKLGFLTAGGNTVGGYLANAVPGKGGLTAEQMLAQTLRAYLVLNVEPALDSDLGERAVETLKSATFSVALTSYRSAAEQWADVMLPVSPFTETSGTFVNAEGRVQSFKGAAAPVGDTRPAWKVLRVLGNLFQLDGFDDETSESVRDSVMAAGVESRLSNQINLAASVLPAASGLERVADVPIYRSDALVRRSAPLQETPASAAPTARMAAATLAQLGLADGDLVKVRSSQGEVSLPAQLDDTVALNSVRVATAFSETAALGSAFGQLTVERA is encoded by the coding sequence ATGGTAGAACTCACCATCGATGGCATTAAAGTTGACGCCCCGGAAGGCAGCATGGTCATTCAGGCTGCCCATGACGCCGGGGTCTACGTGCCGCACTTCTGTTATCACAAAAAACTGAGTATTGCCGCCAACTGCCGCATGTGTTTGGTGGACGTGGAAAAAGCGCCCAAGCCTTTGCCTGCTTGCGCCACTCCCGTCACCAACGGCATGGTTGTGCGTACTCGTTCGGAAAAAGCCATTGCCGCTCAAAAGAGCGTCATGGAATTTCTGCTGATCAACCACCCTCTGGATTGCCCCGTGTGTGACCAGGGCGGTGAGTGTCAGCTGCAGGATCTGGCCGTGGGTTACGGTGGCTCCGAGTCGCGCTACAAGGAAGAAAAGCGCGTCGTGGCTGCCAAATCCATGGGCCCACTGATCTCGACCGAAGCCATGCAGCGTTGCATTCACTGCACCCGTTGTGTGCGTACTGGCGAAGAAATCGCCGGTGTCCAAGAGGTTGGTATGCTCAACCGCGGCGAACACGCCGAAATCACTACCTTTGTGGGTCGCGCAGTCGAGTCCGAATTGTCGGGCAACATGATTGACGTTTGCCCCGTAGGTGCCTTGCTCTCCAAACCTTTCCGCTTCAATGCCCGTACCTGGGAGCTGGCCCGTCGTCGCAGCGTTAGCCCGCACGACAGCGTGGGTGCCAACCTGGTGCTGCAGGCCAAGATGGACAAGGTACTGCGTGTTGTTCCTTTCGAGAACGACGAAGTCAACGAGTGCTGGATCAGCGACCGTGACCGTTTCTCCTACGAAGGCCTGTACACCGAAGACCGTCTGACTCGCCCCATGGTGCGTGGTGATGACGGTCAATGGCGTGAAGCCTCCTGGAACGACGCCATGCAAACCATCGTTGCCGGTATGAATGCCGTGCGCGAGAAGTTTGGTGCAGATCAACTGGGCTGTATTGGTTCGGCTACCTCCACTACCGAAGAACTGGCTTTGCTGGCTCGTCTGGGTCGTGCTCTGGGTACCGAAAACGTGGACTTCCGTCTGCGTCAGACCGATGCCCGTCTGGATGGCGCCCTGGCCGGTGTACCTTGGTTGGGTATGTCTCTGACTGCCTTGAACGAGCTGGATCGCGTTCTGGTCGTAGGTTCCTTCCTGCGTAAAGATCACCCCTTGATGGCTCAGCGTCTGCGTCAGGCTGTTAAACGTGGTGCTCAAGTTTCCTTTATTGATTCGGCTGCCGATAATCCATTGTTCAATGCGATTGCTGGCCGTATGACGGTGGCTCCCAGCCAGTTGGCCAACTCCCTGGCTCAAGTGCTGGTTGCCGTTGCCAAAGCCAAGGACAGCGCCGTTCCTGCTGGTCTGGAAGGTGTACAGGTTTCTGCTGAAGCTCAGCAGATTGCTGACAGCCTGGCCTCCGGCGAACGCGTGGCCATCTTGCTGGGCAATATGGCTGTCAACTCGGATCAGGCCAGCGTGATTGCTGCTAACGCCAATGCCATTGCACAGGCTAGCGGTGCCAAGTTGGGCTTCCTGACTGCCGGTGGTAACACCGTCGGTGGTTACCTGGCCAACGCCGTACCAGGCAAGGGCGGTTTGACTGCCGAGCAAATGCTGGCTCAAACCCTGCGTGCTTACCTGGTTCTGAACGTCGAGCCTGCTCTGGACAGCGATCTGGGCGAACGTGCTGTAGAAACACTGAAGTCCGCCACCTTCTCGGTCGCGCTGACTTCCTATCGCTCCGCTGCCGAGCAGTGGGCCGATGTGATGCTGCCCGTCTCTCCTTTCACTGAAACCTCCGGCACCTTTGTGAACGCCGAAGGCCGTGTACAAAGCTTCAAGGGCGCCGCTGCTCCCGTGGGCGATACACGTCCGGCCTGGAAGGTTCTGCGCGTACTGGGCAATCTGTTCCAGCTGGATGGTTTCGACGACGAAACCTCCGAATCGGTGCGTGACTCTGTCATGGCTGCTGGTGTGGAATCGCGTCTGTCCAACCAGATCAATCTGGCTGCCAGCGTTCTGCCTGCAGCAAGCGGTCTGGAGCGTGTGGCTGATGTGCCTATCTACCGTAGCGATGCGTTGGTGCGCCGTTCGGCTCCCTTGCAGGAAACACCTGCCTCGGCAGCACCTACGGCTCGCATGGCCGCCGCCACGCTGGCTCAACTGGGTCTGGCCGACGGCGATCTGGTGAAGGTTCGTTCTTCGCAAGGCGAAGTCAGCTTGCCAGCTCAGCTGGATGACACCGTGGCATTGAACTCGGTGCGTGTTGCCACCGCTTTTTCTGAAACTGCCGCTTTGGGTAGCGCATTCGGTCAATTGACAGTGGAGCGTGCATAA
- the nuoF gene encoding NADH-quinone oxidoreductase subunit NuoF yields the protein MIAPDILRKFAQGLEPNPGGDLSRSMIFHDRHIQPQILAGLNGDNWGLEEYVKRGGYEALRKVLTTGMKPEDVIAEVKTSALRGRGGAGFPSGLKWSFMPRSLPGQKYLVCNSDEGEPGTFKDRDILRFNPHIVIEGMAIAAYAMGITVGYNYIHGEVFEIYQRFEEALEQARAAGFLGDKILGSDFSFQLHAFHGYGAYICGEETALLESLEGKKGQPRFKPPFPASFGLYGKPTTINNTETFAAVPWILRNSGQEYLEVGIPNAGGTKIFSITGDVERPGNYEVPLGTPFATLLELAGGMRDGRKLKAVIPGGSSSPVLPADIIMATNLDYDSIAKAGSMLGSGAVIVMDETRCMVKSLLRLSYFYYHESCGQCTPCREGTGWLWRMVHRIENGQGRPEDLDMLDDIAQNIMGRTICALGDAAAMPVRSFVKHFRDEFAHHIEHKGCVVPQYL from the coding sequence ATGATTGCACCGGACATTCTGCGCAAGTTCGCACAGGGATTGGAACCTAACCCTGGTGGAGACCTGTCGCGCAGCATGATTTTTCATGATCGTCATATCCAGCCACAGATTCTGGCTGGTTTGAACGGCGACAACTGGGGCCTGGAAGAGTACGTCAAGCGTGGTGGCTATGAAGCCCTGCGCAAGGTCTTGACCACCGGCATGAAGCCCGAAGACGTGATTGCTGAAGTCAAGACTTCGGCCTTGCGCGGTCGTGGTGGTGCAGGTTTCCCGTCGGGCTTGAAGTGGAGCTTCATGCCCCGCAGCTTGCCCGGTCAAAAGTACTTGGTATGTAACTCCGACGAGGGTGAACCCGGCACTTTTAAAGACCGCGATATTCTGCGTTTCAACCCGCACATCGTGATCGAAGGCATGGCCATTGCCGCCTACGCCATGGGCATTACCGTGGGCTACAACTATATCCACGGTGAAGTGTTCGAAATCTATCAGCGTTTTGAAGAAGCGCTGGAGCAGGCCCGTGCGGCAGGCTTTCTGGGTGACAAGATCCTGGGTTCGGATTTCAGCTTCCAGCTGCATGCGTTCCACGGTTACGGTGCCTACATTTGCGGTGAAGAAACCGCCTTGCTGGAGTCCCTGGAAGGCAAGAAGGGCCAGCCCCGTTTCAAACCGCCATTCCCGGCCAGTTTTGGTCTGTACGGCAAGCCGACGACCATCAACAACACCGAAACCTTCGCTGCTGTGCCCTGGATTTTGCGCAACAGCGGTCAGGAATACCTGGAAGTGGGTATCCCCAACGCCGGTGGTACCAAGATCTTCTCCATTACGGGTGACGTAGAGCGTCCCGGTAACTACGAAGTGCCTCTGGGTACACCCTTTGCCACCTTGCTGGAACTGGCAGGCGGCATGCGTGACGGTCGCAAACTGAAAGCTGTGATCCCTGGTGGTTCCAGCTCGCCCGTTTTGCCCGCCGACATCATCATGGCAACCAACCTGGACTATGACTCCATTGCCAAGGCTGGTTCCATGCTGGGTTCGGGCGCTGTCATCGTGATGGACGAGACTCGTTGCATGGTCAAGTCCCTGCTGCGCCTGTCCTATTTTTACTATCACGAAAGCTGCGGCCAGTGCACGCCGTGCCGCGAAGGCACAGGCTGGTTGTGGCGCATGGTGCATCGTATCGAGAACGGTCAAGGTCGCCCAGAAGATCTGGACATGCTCGATGACATCGCACAGAACATCATGGGTCGCACCATTTGCGCCCTGGGTGATGCTGCTGCCATGCCGGTGCGCAGTTTCGTTAAGCATTTCCGCGACGAGTTCGCACACCACATCGAGCATAAAGGCTGTGTGGTGCCTCAATATTTGTAG
- a CDS encoding NADH-quinone oxidoreductase subunit J — translation MLFTTVLFYVLALVMVVAAYRVIAAKNPVTAVLHLILVFFTAAMMWITMGAEFLGLLLVVVYVGAVMVMFLFVIMMLDVRQESAAKKFKAHVPMGLLIGAIMVLEMGFVLTKLWFTTAPAAAVAADYNNTRVIGELMYSQYVLAVLLGGIVLLVGMISAIALTLRKREGVKRTVSSEQVKVRAKDRLRMVSIPSQTEKPSVSSSADAVVPGDK, via the coding sequence ATGTTATTTACTACTGTTCTGTTTTATGTGCTGGCGCTGGTGATGGTGGTGGCCGCGTATCGCGTGATCGCTGCCAAAAACCCGGTTACGGCCGTATTGCATTTGATTCTGGTGTTCTTCACGGCCGCCATGATGTGGATCACGATGGGCGCCGAGTTCCTGGGCCTCTTGCTGGTGGTGGTCTATGTGGGCGCCGTGATGGTGATGTTCCTGTTCGTCATCATGATGCTGGACGTACGTCAGGAATCCGCTGCCAAGAAATTCAAGGCTCACGTGCCGATGGGGCTGTTGATCGGCGCCATCATGGTTCTGGAAATGGGCTTTGTACTGACCAAGCTGTGGTTCACAACGGCACCTGCTGCTGCGGTGGCTGCGGATTACAACAACACCCGCGTCATTGGCGAGTTGATGTACTCCCAGTACGTGCTGGCTGTGTTGCTCGGTGGCATTGTGCTGCTGGTTGGCATGATCTCGGCCATTGCACTGACTCTGCGTAAACGTGAAGGTGTCAAACGCACCGTCTCCAGCGAACAGGTCAAGGTTCGCGCCAAAGACCGTCTGCGCATGGTTTCCATTCCTTCTCAAACCGAAAAGCCGTCGGTGTCCAGTTCGGCTGACGCTGTCGTGCCAGGAGACAAATGA
- the nuoE gene encoding NADH-quinone oxidoreductase subunit NuoE, with protein sequence MLLSEKAYQQIDKELSKFPADQRRSAIMASLAIAQQEKGWVSPEIIEDVAQYIGVEPIAVQEVATFYNMFHTKPVGRVTISVCTNLPCALRDGVKAGEYLKEKLGIEYGETTADGQFSLIMGECMGSCGDSPVMLLNNQHMCVRMEAERIDAMLEELKTHGESA encoded by the coding sequence ATGTTGCTTTCCGAAAAAGCCTACCAACAGATAGATAAGGAACTGAGCAAGTTCCCGGCAGATCAACGTCGCTCTGCCATCATGGCCTCCCTGGCCATTGCCCAGCAGGAAAAAGGCTGGGTATCGCCAGAAATTATCGAGGATGTGGCCCAATACATTGGCGTGGAGCCTATCGCTGTGCAGGAGGTTGCGACCTTCTACAACATGTTCCACACCAAGCCCGTTGGCCGCGTCACCATTTCCGTTTGCACCAACTTGCCCTGTGCGCTGCGTGATGGCGTCAAGGCTGGCGAGTACCTGAAAGAGAAACTGGGTATCGAATACGGTGAAACCACGGCGGACGGCCAGTTCTCCCTGATCATGGGAGAGTGCATGGGTTCATGTGGTGATTCGCCCGTCATGTTGCTGAACAATCAGCACATGTGCGTGCGCATGGAAGCCGAGCGCATTGATGCCATGCTCGAAGAATTGAAGACACACGGAGAATCGGCATGA
- the nuoH gene encoding NADH-quinone oxidoreductase subunit NuoH encodes MEFLSAINSYGSDLLGPDAWYVVWTLLKIVAIAVPVILCVAYLTYWERKMIGFMHVRLGPTRVGYRGLLQPFADVFKLLTKELIVPAKSNKVLYLLAPVVTLMPALAAWAVIPFSPDVVLSDVNAGLLYILAITSLGVYGVIVAGWASNSKYALLGGLRAAAQVLSYELAIGFVLITVLLVSGTLNLSGIVVGQTQGYFADKGLNFLSWNWLPLLPLFVIYVISAVAETNRHPFDVVEGESEIVAGPMVEYSGTGFALFFLGEYANMIFLSALASIMFLGGWTPIVEFAPFTWIPGWLWLGLKTFVVVSMFIWFRATFPRYRYDQIMRLGWKVFIPLTGVWLVIVAIWMQTPWNIWH; translated from the coding sequence ATGGAATTTCTCTCTGCCATCAATAGCTACGGTTCGGACCTGCTGGGTCCGGACGCATGGTATGTGGTGTGGACGCTGCTGAAGATTGTCGCTATCGCGGTGCCCGTCATTCTGTGTGTTGCGTACCTGACCTACTGGGAACGCAAGATGATCGGCTTCATGCACGTTCGTCTGGGACCAACCCGTGTTGGTTACCGCGGCCTGCTGCAGCCTTTCGCTGACGTTTTCAAACTGCTGACCAAAGAGCTGATCGTTCCTGCGAAGTCCAACAAGGTTCTGTACCTGTTGGCTCCGGTTGTGACGCTGATGCCTGCTTTGGCCGCCTGGGCGGTGATTCCTTTCAGCCCCGATGTGGTTCTGTCCGACGTGAACGCCGGTCTGCTGTACATTCTGGCGATTACTTCGCTGGGTGTGTATGGTGTGATCGTGGCCGGTTGGGCGTCCAACTCCAAGTACGCCTTGCTGGGTGGTCTGCGTGCAGCCGCTCAGGTGCTGTCCTACGAACTGGCCATCGGTTTCGTGCTGATTACCGTGTTGCTGGTTTCCGGCACGCTGAATCTGTCGGGCATCGTGGTTGGTCAGACTCAGGGTTACTTTGCGGACAAGGGCTTGAACTTCCTGTCCTGGAACTGGCTGCCACTGCTGCCACTGTTTGTGATCTACGTGATTTCCGCCGTTGCTGAAACCAACCGTCACCCGTTTGACGTGGTGGAAGGCGAATCGGAAATTGTGGCTGGTCCCATGGTGGAGTACTCCGGTACTGGTTTCGCTCTGTTCTTCCTGGGCGAATACGCCAACATGATTTTCCTGTCGGCGCTGGCGTCCATCATGTTCTTGGGTGGCTGGACTCCCATTGTCGAGTTCGCCCCATTTACCTGGATTCCGGGGTGGCTGTGGCTGGGTCTGAAGACCTTTGTCGTGGTCTCCATGTTCATCTGGTTCCGTGCAACGTTCCCACGTTACCGCTATGACCAGATCATGCGTTTGGGCTGGAAAGTATTTATCCCGCTGACCGGTGTTTGGCTGGTTATTGTGGCGATCTGGATGCAGACGCCCTGGAACATCTGGCATTAA
- a CDS encoding NADH-quinone oxidoreductase subunit D: MAEIQNYTLNFGPQHPAAHGVLRLVLELDGEVIQRADPHIGLLHRATEKLAEHRTFLQTLPYMDRLDYVSMMVNEHAYCMAVERLVGVEVPLRAQYIRVMFDEITRILNHLMSVGSHALDVGAMAVFLYAFREREDLMDCYEAVSGARLHAAYYRPGGVYRDLPGTMPQYKANKYRSDKELKAMNEARSGSLLDFIEDFTNRFPACVDEYETLLTDNRIWKQRLVGVGVVDPDRAKALGFTGPMLRGSGVEWDLRKMQPYEVYDRVEFDIPVGRNGDSYDRYLVRIAEMRESNRIIRQCVQWLRNNPGPVITDNHKVAPPSRERMKTGMEDLIHHFKLFSEGMHVPTGEVYAGVEHPKGEFGIYLVSDGGNKPYRMKIRAPGFVHLQALDEMSRGHMIADAVTIIGTQDIVFGEIDR, from the coding sequence ATGGCAGAAATTCAAAACTACACCCTGAACTTTGGTCCTCAGCACCCAGCCGCACACGGTGTGTTGCGTTTGGTGCTTGAGCTGGACGGCGAAGTCATTCAGCGTGCTGACCCCCATATTGGTCTGTTGCACCGCGCCACTGAAAAACTGGCCGAGCACCGCACTTTCCTGCAAACCCTGCCATACATGGATCGTCTGGACTATGTGTCCATGATGGTTAACGAACACGCCTACTGTATGGCTGTGGAACGTCTGGTCGGGGTTGAGGTTCCTTTGCGTGCTCAATACATCCGCGTCATGTTTGACGAGATCACCCGCATCCTGAACCACCTGATGTCCGTGGGTTCGCATGCGCTGGACGTGGGTGCCATGGCCGTGTTCCTGTACGCCTTCCGTGAGCGTGAAGACCTGATGGACTGCTACGAAGCGGTCTCCGGTGCCCGTTTGCACGCGGCCTACTACCGTCCAGGTGGCGTTTACCGCGATCTGCCCGGCACCATGCCGCAGTACAAGGCCAACAAGTACCGCTCCGACAAGGAACTGAAAGCCATGAACGAAGCGCGTTCAGGCTCCTTGCTGGATTTCATCGAAGACTTCACCAATCGTTTCCCCGCTTGTGTCGACGAGTATGAAACCTTGCTGACCGATAACCGTATCTGGAAGCAGCGTTTGGTGGGTGTGGGCGTGGTCGATCCCGATCGTGCCAAGGCGCTGGGCTTTACCGGCCCCATGCTGCGTGGTTCGGGCGTGGAGTGGGATCTGCGCAAGATGCAGCCCTACGAAGTCTACGATCGCGTTGAGTTTGATATTCCTGTGGGCCGTAACGGTGACTCTTACGACCGTTACCTGGTTCGTATCGCAGAAATGCGCGAGAGCAACCGCATCATCCGTCAGTGTGTACAGTGGCTGCGCAACAACCCCGGTCCTGTCATTACGGATAACCACAAAGTGGCGCCGCCATCGCGCGAACGCATGAAAACCGGGATGGAGGATTTGATCCACCATTTCAAACTGTTCTCCGAAGGTATGCACGTGCCTACTGGCGAAGTGTATGCCGGTGTGGAGCATCCCAAGGGCGAGTTTGGCATTTATCTGGTATCTGACGGCGGTAACAAGCCTTACCGCATGAAGATCCGTGCTCCGGGCTTCGTCCACTTGCAGGCCCTCGATGAAATGAGCCGCGGTCACATGATTGCCGACGCGGTAACGATCATCGGCACGCAGGACATTGTGTTTGGCGAGATCGACCGCTAA
- the nuoI gene encoding NADH-quinone oxidoreductase subunit NuoI: MEAIKDFFGSLMLSEMLKGMRLTGKYFFKRKVTLRYPVETTPASPRFRGLHALRRYENGEERCIACKLCEAVCPAMAISIESAEREDGTRRTTRYDIDLAKCIFCGFCEESCPVDSIVETHIHEYHGEKRGDLYYTKDMLLAIGDRYEDEIARRRAADAPYR; encoded by the coding sequence ATGGAAGCAATCAAAGATTTCTTTGGCAGCCTGATGCTGTCCGAGATGCTCAAAGGCATGCGCCTGACGGGGAAGTATTTCTTCAAGCGCAAGGTAACCCTGCGTTATCCCGTTGAAACCACGCCCGCTTCGCCACGTTTTCGCGGTCTGCACGCTTTGCGTCGCTACGAAAACGGCGAAGAGCGTTGCATCGCGTGCAAACTGTGCGAGGCCGTATGTCCCGCCATGGCCATCTCGATCGAATCGGCAGAGCGCGAGGACGGCACCCGCCGCACCACGCGTTATGACATCGATCTGGCCAAATGTATTTTCTGTGGTTTCTGTGAAGAGAGCTGCCCGGTCGATTCGATCGTGGAAACGCATATTCACGAGTACCACGGTGAAAAACGCGGCGATTTGTACTACACCAAGGACATGCTGCTGGCTATCGGTGACCGCTACGAAGACGAGATCGCTCGTCGTCGTGCCGCAGATGCACCTTATCGCTAA
- a CDS encoding NADH-quinone oxidoreductase subunit C, giving the protein MTRLETLKTNLLSILGEQAALTQARNELTLEVPVDAWLDTCTLLRDHADLRFETCIDLCGIDYSAWKAPTYQAASAQFPHRFAVVLHLMSLKHNWRLRVRCFVPNDDFPALPTLFEVWPSVNWFEREAFDLYGIIFENHPDLRRILTDYGFIGHPFRKDFPISGYVEMRYDTEQKRVIYQPVTIEPREITPRVVREDDYGIGR; this is encoded by the coding sequence ATGACACGGCTAGAAACTTTAAAAACCAACTTGCTCTCTATCCTTGGCGAGCAGGCTGCGTTGACGCAAGCGCGCAATGAACTCACTTTGGAAGTGCCGGTTGATGCATGGCTCGATACCTGCACACTGCTGCGTGACCACGCTGATCTGCGCTTTGAGACCTGTATCGACTTGTGCGGGATTGATTATTCCGCCTGGAAAGCGCCTACCTATCAGGCTGCATCGGCTCAGTTTCCCCATCGCTTTGCCGTTGTGCTGCACCTGATGTCCTTGAAGCACAACTGGCGTCTGCGTGTGCGCTGCTTTGTGCCCAACGACGATTTCCCCGCTTTGCCAACCCTGTTCGAGGTCTGGCCTTCGGTGAACTGGTTCGAGCGCGAAGCGTTTGACCTGTACGGCATTATTTTCGAGAACCACCCTGATCTGCGTCGCATCCTGACCGACTACGGTTTCATCGGTCATCCGTTCCGCAAAGACTTCCCCATCTCCGGCTACGTCGAAATGCGCTATGACACCGAGCAGAAGCGGGTCATTTACCAGCCCGTCACCATCGAGCCGCGTGAAATCACGCCACGAGTGGTGCGCGAGGACGATTACGGAATTGGGCGATAA
- the nuoL gene encoding NADH-quinone oxidoreductase subunit L, with the protein MNSINLYLTIALAPLVGSALAGLFGTGFLGRFIGKTGAHLITIAGVLISFIGSVMVMLQVLEGQTFNGPVYTWITIGSIQWDIGFLIDKLTALMMVVVTSVSLMVHIYTIGYMKDDPGYQRFFSYISLFTFSMLMLVMSNNMLQLFFGWEAVGLVSYLLIGFWYERKTAIFANMKAFLVNRVGDFGFALGIGLLYAYTGSMNYSDVFAKVQELSTMTFPGTDWQLLTVAALALFVGAMGKSAQVPLHSWLPDSMEGPTPISALIHAATMVTAGIFMVARFSPVFEQSTTALSFIIVIGATGALFLGLLGIIQNDVKRVVAYSTLSQLGYMTVALGASAYSAAVFHLMTHAFFKALLFLGAGSVIIGMHHDQDIRNMGGLRKYMPITWLTFLIGTLALVGTPFFSGFYSKEHIIEAAGEAGIWGSTYAYYATLIGVFVTSLYSFRLYFLVFHGKERFRDVKHDESHGHDDHHAHGGGDPHESPWVVTLPLVLLAIPSIFAGIWFVDPLLFGGYFEGIVTVLPEHPAMATLAEHWTDWMAYAVHGFGTLPFWLVVAGAVVAWYMYLVNPALPAAIKKNCSFIYRILENKYYVDWFNEQVLSRGVRCLGTGLWKGADRGLIDGLVVNGSARVVGWVAAISRHIQSGYVYHYAFAMILGILALLSFFVLTVR; encoded by the coding sequence ATGAACTCCATAAATCTTTACTTAACGATTGCGCTTGCTCCCCTGGTGGGTTCGGCGCTAGCCGGTTTGTTCGGTACCGGCTTTCTGGGTCGATTTATCGGCAAGACAGGCGCTCACCTGATTACGATCGCGGGCGTGCTGATTTCCTTTATCGGCTCGGTCATGGTCATGTTGCAGGTTCTGGAAGGCCAGACCTTCAACGGTCCGGTCTACACCTGGATCACCATTGGCAGCATTCAGTGGGACATCGGTTTCCTGATCGACAAGCTGACTGCCCTGATGATGGTGGTGGTCACTTCCGTGTCGCTGATGGTGCACATCTACACCATTGGCTACATGAAAGATGACCCGGGCTATCAGCGCTTTTTCTCCTACATTTCGCTGTTTACCTTCTCGATGCTGATGCTGGTCATGTCCAACAACATGCTGCAGTTGTTCTTCGGTTGGGAAGCAGTGGGTCTGGTGTCTTACCTGCTGATTGGTTTCTGGTACGAGCGCAAGACCGCGATTTTCGCCAACATGAAGGCCTTCCTGGTCAACCGTGTGGGTGACTTCGGTTTTGCTCTGGGTATTGGCTTGCTCTACGCCTACACCGGCTCCATGAACTACAGCGACGTGTTCGCCAAGGTTCAGGAACTGAGCACCATGACATTCCCCGGTACCGACTGGCAATTGCTGACCGTCGCTGCTCTGGCCCTGTTCGTGGGTGCCATGGGTAAATCGGCTCAGGTGCCGTTGCACAGCTGGCTGCCTGATTCCATGGAAGGTCCTACTCCTATCTCGGCACTGATTCACGCCGCGACCATGGTGACGGCCGGTATCTTCATGGTGGCTCGTTTCTCGCCTGTGTTTGAACAGTCGACAACGGCGCTGTCCTTCATCATCGTGATCGGTGCAACCGGTGCCTTGTTCCTGGGCTTGCTGGGTATTATCCAGAACGACGTCAAGCGCGTTGTGGCTTACTCCACCTTGTCCCAGCTGGGTTACATGACGGTGGCTCTGGGTGCTTCGGCTTACTCGGCCGCTGTGTTCCACCTGATGACACACGCTTTCTTCAAAGCCTTGCTGTTCCTGGGCGCCGGTTCGGTGATTATCGGTATGCACCACGATCAGGACATCCGCAATATGGGTGGTCTGCGCAAGTACATGCCTATTACCTGGCTGACTTTCCTGATCGGTACGCTGGCTCTGGTGGGTACGCCGTTCTTCTCGGGTTTCTACTCGAAAGAACACATCATCGAAGCCGCAGGCGAAGCCGGTATCTGGGGTTCGACCTACGCTTACTACGCCACACTGATCGGTGTGTTCGTCACCTCGCTGTACTCCTTCCGTCTGTACTTCCTGGTATTCCACGGCAAAGAGCGTTTCCGTGACGTCAAGCACGACGAGTCGCATGGTCACGACGACCATCACGCTCACGGTGGTGGCGATCCTCACGAATCGCCCTGGGTGGTTACGCTGCCGCTGGTGCTGCTGGCCATTCCATCGATCTTCGCCGGTATCTGGTTTGTGGATCCGCTGCTGTTCGGTGGCTACTTTGAAGGCATTGTGACGGTTCTGCCCGAGCATCCTGCAATGGCTACGCTGGCTGAGCACTGGACTGACTGGATGGCTTATGCCGTACACGGTTTTGGCACGCTGCCATTCTGGCTGGTTGTGGCTGGTGCTGTGGTGGCCTGGTACATGTACCTGGTTAATCCCGCCTTGCCTGCCGCTATCAAAAAGAACTGCTCTTTTATCTACCGTATCCTGGAGAACAAGTACTACGTTGACTGGTTCAACGAGCAAGTGCTGTCTCGTGGCGTTCGCTGCCTGGGTACGGGCCTCTGGAAAGGTGCTGACCGCGGTCTGATTGACGGCCTGGTGGTCAACGGTAGTGCGCGCGTAGTGGGCTGGGTGGCTGCAATCAGCCGTCATATCCAGTCCGGCTATGTCTATCACTACGCCTTTGCCATGATCCTCGGGATCCTGGCGCTCTTATCCTTTTTTGTACTGACGGTTCGGTAA
- the nuoK gene encoding NADH-quinone oxidoreductase subunit NuoK — translation MTLTLAHYLVLGAVLFTIGLFGFFLNRRNLIILLMSVELILLSANMNFVAFSTWMGNEAGQVFVFFVLTVAAAEAAIGLAILVLLFRNLNSINVQDLDQLKG, via the coding sequence ATGACGCTGACGCTTGCGCACTATTTGGTCCTGGGCGCTGTGCTGTTCACGATCGGCCTGTTTGGCTTTTTCCTGAACCGTCGCAACCTGATTATCTTGCTCATGTCTGTTGAGCTGATTCTTTTGTCGGCCAACATGAACTTTGTGGCCTTCTCCACCTGGATGGGCAACGAGGCAGGTCAGGTGTTTGTCTTTTTCGTCCTGACGGTCGCTGCGGCCGAGGCGGCCATTGGTCTTGCAATTCTGGTTCTGTTGTTCCGTAACCTTAATTCGATCAATGTCCAGGATCTCGACCAGCTCAAGGGTTGA